In Primulina huaijiensis isolate GDHJ02 chromosome 16, ASM1229523v2, whole genome shotgun sequence, a single genomic region encodes these proteins:
- the LOC140961619 gene encoding AT-hook motif nuclear-localized protein 28-like translates to MKRKLYGEDKDDDGIFSKLQQQPPLLHLNTSSAAVEFLPVWEREEEQEEDSSSHIYNSAVRKISQVGHLHPPPHDGATIELGRRPRGRPPGSRNKPKPPSIISSKALSEPSMSPYIFELPPGIDVIEATTHFCRKRKLCLCILTGIGTISNITIKQPSTTPGAAAITFHGRFDILSISATILDQSGLNVPGNGQFTVHVAAGPQGQLVGGVVVGPMVAATTIYLVAGTFSGHSFCRLQHDGDDETSMNGGGEDRHEYRPAASGEAAEHCPDWVTL, encoded by the coding sequence atgaaaaggAAATTATACGGAGAAGACAAAGATGACGACGGCATATTTTCCAAACTCCAGCAGCAACCGCCGCTGCTCCACCTCAACACCTCGAGCGCAGCCGTAGAGTTCCTTCCAGTCTGGGAGAGAgaagaagaacaagaagaagaCAGCTCCAGCCACATTTATAACTCCGCTGTGAGAAAAATATCACAAGTTGGCCATCTTCATCCACCACCACACGACGGCGCAACCATCGAATTAGGTCGCCGCCCCCGAGGCCGACCTCCCGGATCTAGGAACAAACCCAAGCCTCCATCCATCATCTCATCAAAGGCACTATCGGAGCCGTCCATGAGCCCCTATATATTCGAGCTCCCTCCCGGCATCGACGTCATTGAAGCCACCACTCACTTCTGCCGGAAACGTAAGTTATGCCTCTGCATACTCACCGGAATCGGCACCATCTCAAATATCACAATTAAACAGCCCTCTACGACCCCCGGCGCCGCCGCAATCACGTTCCATGGCCGTTTCGATATTCTCTCAATCTCCGCcacgattcttgatcagagtgGCCTTAATGTGCCTGGAAATGGGCAATTCACAGTACACGTGGCGGCTGGGCCTCAAGGACAGTTGGTGGGTGGCGTGGTTGTTGGACCCATGGTCGCGGCGACGACCATTTATCTGGTCGCCGGGACCTTTAGTGGCCACTCATTTTGCAGGCTGCAACATGATGGTGATGATGAGACGTCCATGAACGGCGGAGGAGAAGATCGTCACGAATATAGGCCTGCTGCTTCCGGCGAGGCGGCGGAGCATTGCCCCGATTGGGTCACTTTATAG
- the LOC140961131 gene encoding ubiquitin carboxyl-terminal hydrolase 17-like, translated as MLLGADLGWWLSSVVVVVVGWFVARRKWRRSVARRQEIKRLLALASEETARAEHEVVATFGGYEEEPLAMAPGSSPQRQFQYQCEVCFSPTTTRCKRCKAVHYCSGKCQIIHWRQGHKDECSSFSSHRSDVVLLNEDEFQSSDYLNGIASRNPSSSGDHIFSNPSVHLLNGKIDNTITNKYNGKEIGNIDEALVDSLPDEQTSSTILSDRPIASTSNMNDSIQFEAVKSPSSQQSSLENLVKNVAEPGVSLKFKSSCMEIDELSESSISSGCDASRSEELSLSEPSTPSSDFWEATVEPIRSNIDAPDELCIKKDQNSCSSCFSSSGRSDVHMEVLSFSMNKVMADTLSRTSMATNPTYDAALSEKGNTDLMSRGPILLNYQVPIHLNVKKTSPEWSSKMEDAKSSFSGTCLEHKDSEFKGHAPKKDVVEVRGLQYLDPKISRSKIDRTFANSDAVECRVNDSLTLRDSKTDMPYNGCTRKHAILDVQSVKNGSDRGCEVRNAKIGVNAPTRRGADQIQASNFIKHSCLGSKSGSVGIYEGSFSYEHFVQLYNWNKVELRPCGLINCGNSCYANAVLQCLVFTPPLTAYFLQGLHSKTCGKRGWCFTCEFELLVKKAKEGNSPLSPAPVLSQMERLGSHLGHGREEDAHEFLRYAIDAMQFVHLKEARFNKPNSLNEETTLVELTFGGYLRSKIECMRCGGKSEQHERIMDLSVEIGGDIGTLEEALHQFTRSEILDGENKYHCGRCKSYERAKKKLRVLEAPNVLTVALKRFQSGQYGKLYKVVKFPEVLNLAPYMSGTSDKSPIYRLYGVVVHLDSMNATFSGHYVCYLKNNGGRWFKADDMTVQTVGLEKVLSTAAYMLFYARCSPRYPKLRKSAMVPRETRKVQNHTCRCKFHQADRWDFATFKLSGQTCNDCFYQHCSRYQLTRPNLEEDAFSDNSSSIFSDAGSYSTESSNRESTSTDDSFDQMLGDLRNHLNKSWRSSSDSDTSSPSLSPSPLYTRHSPLSDLDRYSSDTETSGSNLVKSSSEGSVSNEKRRDSFSFPNPHTRLVGSNISCYCSKENDSNRVVGCINCQDNMRSVHLRRSIR; from the exons CTCTGGAAAATGTCAAATAATTCATTGGCGACAAGGTCACAAGGATGAATGCAGTTCATTTTCCTCTCACCGGAGTGATGTGGTGCTCCTTAATGAAGATGAGTTTCAAAGCAGCGACTATTTGAATGGGATTGCTTCAAGGAATCCTTCATCATCTGGAGACCACATATTTTCTAATCCTTCTGTTCATCTGCTCAATGGGAAGATTGACAATACAATCACAAACAAATATAATGGGAAAGAAATTGGTAATATTGACGAGGCATTAGTTGACTCACTTCCTGATGAGCAAACTTCATCCACCATTTTGAGTGACAGGCCTATTGCTTCAACAAGCAATATGAATGACTCCATTCAATTTGAGGCAGTTAAGTCCCCCTCGTCCCAGCAATCTAGTTTGGAAAATCTTGTAAAGAATGTTGCTGAACCTGGTGTTTCTCTTAAGTTCAAATCCAGTTGCATGGAGATAGATGAGCTATCAGAATCTTCAATTTCATCAGGCTGTGATGCTTCAAGATCTGAAGAACTTTCACTTTCTGAACCTTCTACACCTTCCTCTGATTTTTGGGAGGCAACAGTTGAACCCATTAGATCTAACATTGATGCACCTGATGAATTGTGCATCAAAAAAGATCAAAATTCGTgttcttcttgtttttcctcTTCAGGTAGAAGTGATGTTCACATGGAAGTGCTCAGTTTTAGCATGAACAAAGTCATGGCAGATACTCTCAGTCGTACATCTATGGCCACAAATCCAACATATGACGCTGCACTATCAGAGAAGGGAAATACAGATTTGATGTCCAGAGGACCAATTTTATTGAACTACCAAGTACCTATCCATCTTAATGTTAAAAAAACTTCTCCTGAATGGAGCTCAAAGATGGAAGATGCTAAATCCTCCTTTTCTGGTACTTGTCTTGAACATAAAGATTCTGAATTTAAAGGGCATGCACCAAAGAAAGATGTTGTGGAAGTACGTGGCTTGCAATATTTGGATCCTAAAATTTCGAGGAGTAAAATTGATAGGACATTTGCTAATTCAGATGCTGTGGAATGTCGAGTAAATGATTCTCTGACCCTCAGAGATTCTAAAACTGATATGCCTTATAATGGCTGCACCAGGAAGCATGCTATTCTGGACGTGCAGTCTGTGAAAAATGGAAGTGACCGTGGTTGTGAGGTGCGCAATGCTAAAATTGGTGTTAATGCGCCAACAAGGAGAGGGGCGGACCAAATTCAAGCTTCTAACTTCATTAAGCATAGTTGTTTGGGTTCTAAAAGTGGATCTGTAGGAATATACGAG GGTTCATTTTCATATGAACATTTTGTACAGCTTTACAACTGGAACAAGGTTGAGTTACGCCCTTGCGGACTCATAAATTGTGGGAATAG TTGTTATGCAAATGCTGTACTCCAGTGTCTGGTGTTTACGCCACCCCTCACAGCTTATTTTCTACAGGGACTTCATTCTAAAACTT GTGGAAAGAGAGGATGGTGCTTCACCTGTGAGTTTGAGTTGCTAGTTAAGAAGGCCAAAGAAGGAAATTCTCCTCTGTCTCCTGCCCCTGTGCTGTCTCAGATGGAGCGTCTAGGAAGCCATTTGGGTCATGGGAGGGAGGAAGATGCTCATGAATTTCTCAG ATATGCTATCGATGCAATGCAATTTGTACACCTTAAAGAAGCTAGGTTTAACAAGCCAAACTCTTTGAATGAAGAAACCACTCTGGTTGAGCTCACATTTGGAGGGTACCTCCGTTCAAAG ATTGAGTGCATGAGATGCGGAGGTAAATCAGAACAACATGAAAGAATAATGGATCTCTCAGTTGAGATAGGAGGAGATATTGGGACTTTAGAAGAGGCTCTACATCAGTTCACTCGCTCGGAGATTTTGGATGGTGAAAATAAATACCACTGTGGCAG ATGCAAATCCTACGAGAGGGCCAAAAAGAAGTTGAGGGTGTTGGAGGCTCCTAATGTTCTCACGGTTGCTCTGAAAAGATTTCAG TCAGGTCAATATGGGAAGCTGTATAAAGTAGTCAAGTTCCCTGAGGTTTTGAATTTAGCTCCATATATGAGTGGAACAAGTGACAAATCCCCAATTTACCGGCTTTATGGGGTAGTAGTTCACTTGGATTCTATGAATGCCACATTTTCTGGTCACTATGTGTGTTACCTAAAGAATAATGGGGGAAGGTGGTTCAAAGCTGATGACATGACA GTCCAAACAGTGGGACTTGAAAAGGTTTTGTCGACAGCTGCATACATGCTTTTTTATGCGAG GTGCTCTCCTCGTTATCCGAAACTGAGAAAGAGTGCAATGGTTCCTCGTGAGACTAGAAAAGTACAAAATCATACTTGTAGGTGTAAATTCCATCAAGCTGACCGATGGGATTTCGCCACATTCAAATTGAGTGGTCAGACCTGCAATGACTGCTTTTACCAGCATTGCTCGAGGTATCAGCTGACTCGGCCAAATTTGGAAGAGGATGCCTTCAGTGACAATTCTTCCTCTATCTTCTCTGATGCTGGATCCTATAGCACCGAGAGCAGTAACAGGGAATCCACAAGCACAGATGACAGCTTCGATCAAATGCTGGGGGATCTAAGAAACCACTTGAATAAATCATGGAGAAGCTCTTCAGATTCTGACACGTCGTCTCCGTCATTGTCTCCATCTCCTCTATATACAAGGCACTCACCGCTTTCTGATTTGGACCGTTACTCTTCAGATACCGAAACTAGTGGCTCTAATCTTGTTAAATCGAGTTCCGAAGGCTCAGTTTCAAATGAGAAAAGGAGAGATTCGTTCTCGTTCCCCAACCCACATACGAGGTTAGTCGGCAGTAATATTAGTTGTTATTGTAGTAAGGAGAATGACTCCAATAGAGTAGTAGGATGCATCAACTGTCAGGATAACATGAGAAGTGTACATTTAAGAAGATCCATTCGATAA